In Syngnathus scovelli strain Florida chromosome 12, RoL_Ssco_1.2, whole genome shotgun sequence, the genomic window acttagagtatggtgctgtgaattctcaatctccccaatgaaattggatcccacctcgtagttcttatcgttctcatgttcctgttagcctgcaattgtccaaatcaaaaatgttttcttttaactgtctttcttttgaacctctaaatctctcgtgttgctaacctatctacaccagaacaaaaaaattaccacaatatatcaccaaatgtattcgaaaattcattgtcataacgtgttgtattattactatcttccactatctgtcctactcactcccccctttttgaggcttggcaacgcccatgcctcacaccttgacaaactttttgggagaatgcgttctttactacatacgattccatcatcatttaagttgactttctttccaaaacacttctcaatttctcagttcacacatcttctgcatgtgttactggttctccagttttttttcttctagttaattatcaatccaaaagctatgtgtttctttctaacattcaacctgctcaaaatcactctttcatcgaagtcgctctactaattttctatagtagtcgccaacgacttcaaccattcaacctgtaatttcttttcattcaggctatcattcatcaatgttcatttgcatctcacacacagtctccaaaaaggagtctttctatcacattggtcccaattcatccaagctcaccacacaacattcatatatcattttcaactcaggtttcctggtagaacaatccaccaattcaaaaaaacttaactaaaacaaacaattggcaaattaatctgaatttcttttctttgtttttaaatttgaagaactcaatctctcagatttagcttgcatttaaaaatttgcataatcttataacacaaccaatcaattattcctattaaatgtagcattgcaaaatcttaaattcacaatttagcttctcccaattcctgaaagcatgttctgttgttttgttaactccgaatttctcatgagggcttgacactaacatgcactagtgtggattattttctgttcgcaaacagatttctctctttttctttcatttttatctgtcaaaattgtttctgttctgcggtgtaaattgaatagaccacagtctagcaaatttttttatactaaaactttagccaatgttcatcattttaacatatacgcacacacatacacagctctcgcatgcaaaaggtagttcccagcaccaatgattcgtcacaggctggccatttcctgtggtcgatcatgagctggtccctcccatgcacacgaggacagcacattctacttttatttatttatcttctagaagcaagttgcatttctttaccacttgatttgcatattttaacttcagtgtaacacaatttgatccctattcatttgtaattgggcctacaaacagcattgtcatacttcttgtgtggacaggggctctaacaatctaaaacgatttttgataacctgacaatgacatgttttgctgtcatatgggagaggtttcagatcttttaaatttcgatacatgatttgcataggaccggaaactcctcttgccccttgcttgagccgcggcttgagctgcggccttgcacctgctcacaggggccttattgtctcctggtctgacaaacacttgtgaccgcatcagttttcatctttctagcttttgtctcttgaattcgttctcatctctttgtgaagatttcaaccacactctagcacttctaccacttcagcatgtattccatacaattaagaaatctacttgctatgaacttctcgttttaaagaagagcagagcaagagatttaccgttcttttttcccatcttaatttcagtagtttaaggttttacatttttttttcaattttttttctttgaggatcctcaatgcaggtttaaattgacctttcgacagattactagcctgttttattgccgtggatcaacgctagaactgcttcttagtcaatttatcctaccagtcacacactcaatcacacaagttatccctgcctacgcgaagtcctccttttaaaaaaaaaaagagctgcttcatccagtgaggggactctacaacaccccccaccttccctgggaactaaagacaaaagtccttgtccccagccctgccaacgcgaagtcctccttttttttaaaaaaaggagctgcttcatccagtgaggggactctacaacaccccccaccttccctgggaactaaagacaaaagtccttgtccccagccctgccaacgcgaggttgtactccctagaacagtggtcgtcaaataatgattcacggaggtactgagattttaaaacagtttgagaaccactgctccaaaagagacacctcatccagagggggactctacaacaccccctccttccacaaaacttattcctgtgcacttcttcctttttacgcgtttcacaagcaacaacacaatcacacaacttcaggcctttaacttacttgtcccctggttcattgcactgccgggtcccgtcaatccacctctgtcagacgaaggcagacctaagatgctggcccagcgaagaattctcttcccaggactttctcttccaggtcctcctaatggacgctggcttgtcgacaatgcagcacgtcctccttcgccggtcagatggtgggtatgaggatcccgggtttcggcaccaaaatgttagagatttgctcactccaacttattttgcaagaaccacacaggagacaaggcaagttcttttagacacctgcaggtggagagatcactcgcttcaggaatgaaatctgccctccttcctgcacgtggatatttattaagagaaacagagtgggggtatgggtaggctggctaaagcccttgtcctctagtctaaacatgtcaggggatgttttacgaccttgagataaggaggacaaggtaaggtatttattacctgttgcattccaacataatcctacgataaagataacctggaaaaccctaacactagtgctgtgttgcattggtgtgtgcatgaggaggcggagcttcgctaccgccagctgacgcaagaatatcaagcgctgcaacgagcctacgcgcttctcgcccagaccagcggaggggactacgacgccgagaaggaaatcaaggtggcgccccttcccgcaacccccggccgggtcgcagcctccccgttctcacccagcctcgggtgttctctggtctgaaaggaggaggaggagcctccctcctcctcctttcagaccagagaaaagctgatggtagaaatgggtcactatcaaagcagagtagcagatctggagtcagcgctgacgcaacaaggacaggtaagctcatcaatgagcacacctttttctcagacaaaatagctacattcttcagtcactcattcgtctggcattactggaccaacccccccccccccccccccccgaacgtggctgggaaaatgcggagaaaagcaaatgtcattttccagtcaaccaaagaatttgtggatgaaaatgacacaacattccaaagctgtccacgcgtttgtctcttctagaatgtcaagtgggtggaggagaagcagctgctgcgtcagagcaatcagcagttggccgaaaaggtgacggaaagaaaggcgctgggcggagtcgcttggcgtcacacccgtcgggaagccccgcagatgaggtctgactgtcttttcaggtcaggcggatggaggcggaagaagcgcgtctgaaagagcacatccaggatatccgagaccaaaacgaactgcttgagttccgcatcctggagctggaggtgggaagactcgcacaagcgtgttgaggccagagatgtgacagacggacggacggacggatgcatgcctctgcctttcaggagagggaatggcgctcccccgtcttgaagtttctgcaagtccgtttcccagacagcctcagccctttgcagatctactgcgaggccgagggcgtgagcgtacgtaaggcatccctcgcaaccctaaccttaacccgaggtcccagaacaccttacattgctccttgcgcctttaccccggacatcgtcatcagtgatctgatgaagaagctggacatcctgggcgataacgccgtaagtgtatgtcgaactccttatgttcgcactccacgagactcggcggctcaaatgtgacttttggaaggctttgcgatgaaagaagcttgttgacgctgtgcctttgggctcttgcagaatctcaccaacgaggagcaggtggtcgtgattcacgccaggacccttctcaccctagccgagaaggtaacgggcacgtccacgcacgctctcgcattctgcttatgtgacagcagcctttcctcagtggttagaatacatcaaagtgaccaagtcagcacttcaacagtagatgttggacattgaaagtgagaaggtagacagacacgcgacatcagccaaggggaactccggcaatgtgccccaacaattctgaccttgagctgtgctaggatatgttctgtaagcagaagggctacctggatgaagagttggacttcaggaagcgttccatggaccaggctcataaggtaagccgccctcaaatctcccgctggaccactgatggacgaggattgcggcccagaggatcctggagctagaggccatattgtacgaggcgctaccgcagcgggactggcccgccacggacggcgaaaaagccagccacgctggcgtgaatgacgtgctgacggcggatcagagagaagagcttaggagcgccgtggaccaatggaagcgagccctgatgtgcgagttgagggagcgcgacgcttgcatcctccaagagagaatggatctgctgcacagcgcgcaacaggtaagggcccaaagccagcccggcacttacttgcacgcttactggcttttgaaggccgctttccatttctccgtcctagaggaacaaagagctgaaagaattcatcagctcagaagagacaaatcaaacaattggaggagaagtttctgtttctctttctattcttctccttggccttcattctgtggccctaacaccagctggtgagtgagctccagcggcaccgcactcgacacttccgatacaccgccagccggtctcagacgttggcagacgctccgatgccgacgtataccccccgccacagtgacagaggcaccgcgtcacaccggcgctcatccaatcagaaggcaggaaaggcaaattcacatgcagggcactcttgaaccagaagagagcgccacaaaaaacggttgttgccccaaacgcgcactaaaaagggtcagaataacaagagtcccaccggccagccggggccacccgtccatccatttcttcaggggagaaaaaaattggagtcaccggtgagtacattttgcatttagctctgcttttctgcttctgtcttcaagtgtgtggcatcctgcgaccaaagattcagccaaccccaaagcggttgacctcaacatcccaccaccatgccgaccagagcag contains:
- the LOC137840806 gene encoding janus kinase and microtubule-interacting protein 3-like encodes the protein MVEMGHYQSRVADLESALTQQGQNVKWVEEKQLLRQSNQQLAEKVRRMEAEEARLKEHIQDIRDQNELLEFRILELEVGRLAQKEEAEGIGSLR